A window of Candidatus Zixiibacteriota bacterium genomic DNA:
AGGCTTATATTGTTGCGAGAAGTGTTTTGAAAAAAAAAACGGGGAAACTCCTTTAAAACATTTCTATTGACCAAACTCTCAAACTGATATATCATAACATATGACACAAAAACGTAAATTCAAACCGCTTGAGCTTTCGGGCGAAGAACTCGATAATTTCATCACCAATCTTGCTGAGAAATTATACAATCAAATATGGGCGGACTTGACAGTCGGATCTGATGAGATCGTTATTAAAGAACGCTTAAGACAATCGATTATTGAGGCGCTAAAAGAGTACACGGGGTATAAGACAAATGAGAAATAGAGATAAAGCCCGGGAACTGCTTTACCATTATACAAAAAGCGATTCGCTACGCAAACATGCCTTAGCGGTTGAGGCGGCTATGCGTCATTTTGCCGAAAAATTCGGCGAGGATGCGGATTACTGGGGCAATATCGGTCTTCTGCATGATTTCGATTATGAGCAATATCCCGATAAGCATCCTCTTCCCGGTACGGATATATTGCGCGATAACGGTTATGATCGGGATTTTACCGATTCGATATTATCTCATGTGGATACGACCGGAATCGATCGTAATACAAAGCATCGCCAGACACTATTTGCGGTGGATGAGCTTTGCGGGTTCGTTACCGCGGTTGCTTTGGTAAGACCCTCAAAGAAAGTGGCGGATGTTAAAGTCAAGTCAGTGAAAAAGAAGTTGAAAGATAAAGCTTTCGCCCGCCAGGTTTCCCGTGAGGATATCAGAAAGGGCGCCGAACAGCTTGGCTTGCCTCTCGAGGAGGTAATCGAAAATGTTGTTTTGGCGATGTCAAAGGTTGCTCCTGAACTGGGGTTGTAAAAACAGCTAACAATGAAACAGCAATTCAAAGCCATTTTATTCGACATGGATGGCACCCTTATTGATTCCATGAAATATCATGTCATCGCCTGGAAACAGGCTTTTGCGGAAGCCGGTTATTATCCCGATGAATTGGAGTTTTATCTCAATGAGGGAGTCAAGCATCCCGTAACGGTGCGCGACCGTTTGAAAACTCTGGGCGTTGATAATCCCGATGAGGAGACGATAACGAGAATCTTCACTCGCAAGCGGGAGATATTTCACGAGATAGCAGATATAAGACCAACCGAGGGCATACCTGAGCTTCTCGACATGCTTCATGGCAAAGTCAAGCTTGGGATAGTTACCGCCGGTTTGCAATCGGTAGTCGATAGAGTATTGGCAAAGCATTTCAATAATTACTTTGATATTATCGTCCACTACGAGAGCGTTAAAAAAGGAAAGCCTAATCCGGAACCGTATCTATATGGCGCAAAATTAACCGGCTTGCCGAATGAGAACATCCTGGCAATCGAGAATGCGCCGGCGGGTATCGAGTCGGCTATCGGCGCTGGCCTGACATGCTGGGCGGTACGCACTACACTTGAGGCGGAATATTTATCGCAGGCTGATAGGGTGTTTGGGGATTTTGGGGATATGAAGGGCGCGTTGGCGGCGTTTATTGAATAATTTATGCAGGAGTTGTCCGTTTTGGGTGGATGTTCAACTTAGCTGGGAACCTGCGACGACCGCATTACGAGATACACGAATTAAGCAATAAGAAAGGAGCGAATAAATTATGAGAAATTGGAAAACCGGAAGGAAAACGGAGGCCAATGGCTTTGATAAGCCAACAACTATAGAATCTCTCGCAGAACTGGCAATTTCACCGCCAAGACTAAATGTAAAAAGCGCGAAATGTCTGATTATTGCCGCAGGGAAAGGCAGCCGGCTTCAACAGATAAGCGACAGCAAACCACTTACGCCCATTTTAGGAGTACCATTAATCGAACGCGTTATACGTTCGGCAATAAAAGCAGGAGCGAATGATTTTTATGTGGTTACCGGATATCGGGGAGGTAAAGTCCGCTCTTTTTTGGAAGATCTGGCCAATCGGCAGGGGATTCCAATTACAATCCTGGTTAATAAGGTATGGGAAAAAGAAAACGGCTATTCAGTACTCAGAGCACGGGAATACCTGCGGGAACCATTTTTACTGCTAATGGCGGATCATTTATTTGATCCGACTATTGTCAGAGAATTAATGAAATTCCCTTTAGATGATAATGAGGTAATTCTTGCTGTTGATAGCAACACTCATAATTCGTTGGTCGACATGGCGGATGTTACCCGGGTAAAGACGGAAGGCGGAAAAATACTCAAGATTGGCAAGGGTTTGAAGGATCTAAATGGCTTTGACACGGGGATTTTTATATGCACTCCCGCGATTTTTGACGCACTGGAGCAAAGCGCGGGGGACTACGGCGATGCCTCTCTATCAGGAGCCATGCGGATTCTTTCCGGCGATGGAAGGGCTATAGCGATTGGAACCGATGGGCACTTTTGGATTGATGTGGATGACCCCGCCGCCTTAAAACGAGCAGAGAATGCCCTCCTGACTACTCTGCGTGACAAACCAAACGATGGCCCTATCTCGCGCTATTTTAACCGGCCTCTATCAATGAAGATTTCGCGCTGGCTGGTAAACAAACGAATATCCCCCAATTATATATCATTGGTCTCATTCATCTGTTCTGCTTTGGCTGCTGGATTGTTTGCTTTTGGCAATTATTCAACCCTGATTATAGGTGGTATCTTGGCACAGTTCGCATCCATCGTCGATGGCTGCGATGGTGAAGTAGCGCGGCTTAAATTCCAAAGCAGCCGCTATGGAGGGTGGTTAGATGCGGTAATGGATCGTTACGCCGATGCTTTTCTCCTTTTCGGTCTCATGTGGCACGCTTATGCTATTAATACATATGAGGTTATCCTGTTGGTCGGTTTTCTGGCAATTATCGGTTCCTTTATGTTGAGCTATACAGCCGATAAATACGATGGCCTCATGCGTGATCGGGTCAATCATAGTATGAATATCCGTCTGGGGCGCGATGTTCGTGTTTTTATTATATTTCTCGGCGCAATGCTCAATCAAGCTTTCTTGACGCTGGCTGTAATTGCCGTGATAATGAATATTGAAACCGTACGTCGGGTCATCGTCTGCCGGAATCATGAATAACATAGCATGCGCAAAACGAAATATCAGGGTGGTTATCTCAGGTTCAAAAGTACCTGAAGATCCACGGCATTCTGAAAACACCCTTGAATGGCTATTAAAACTTGAACCCGGCGCGGATCAGGCTTTACAGATCGCCGCTCTTGCGCACGATATCGACAGGGCTGTTGAGCCTCGAAAAGTGCATCGCTCCGATTATATCGAGTATGATGCATTCAAGGCCGCTCATGCGTGTAATGGAGCAAAAATTCTGAAGGAGATCCTGAATAAATGCGCTGTTGCCAAGTCTATCGCCGATGAGGCTTGTCGCTTGGTAAGATTTCATGAGGTAGGAGGCGATCCCCGTTCTGATTTACTTAAGGATGCAGACAGCCTTTCCTACTTTGAGGTCAACATGCCCTTGTACTATCAGCGCGAGGGCTGGGTGGAAACCAAGCGGCGTTGTATCTGGGGCTATCGGCGTCTATCCGCAGGGGCAAAAGAGGCAATAAAGAGTATAACATACCAAGATGAAGTATTGACCAGACTACTAAACGAGTCAATTCAGGCTGTCGGTTCTATACCTCCGGATGTCATCCAATGTAGCGATCGCCTAAAACGGACATACTAAGGCACACTGGTACCTCACCCAGCGGGTGAGTATTTTATTTTTAGACCTGATATGTAAATCATATAGAATAGCTTAATTCAAAGGTTAATAATATTATCGCGAAGGCGGGAACCCCTTACTGCCTTTTGTTAATGATGCCAATGTCGTCAGGAAATCCGCCGCGTCGGACTGACGACGCGGGGAAATATAATCTCAATTCATCAATCATAAATCCACACAAAAAAAACCGGGCTAAAAAGCCCGATTTAAAATTTTACGACGGAATGGAGGGAAATTGAAATGAAAAACACATCCTAAATTGGTACGTTAAAGGTAATTAAAGCAACCTGGCACATTTCGCGTTCGCTCTCCCCGGAACCCGGAGGTCATGGCGTAAGCTCAGCAACAGGGCACCACCTTCATTGGTCTGGTGTTAGGTTTTCAATTCGCCCCCTCACTCCGCCATACTCTATATTAATACAATTTTCAAATTTTGCAAGCTCTTAATATATTATCGGCAAATTAGCTTTTGACTTTCAATGTTAATAAATTTATATTTACATCTTATAGGATAACAATTTATGATTAATTCTGTCGGTATAGACATAATAGAAGTTTCCCGGATAAAAAAAGCCATCACGCGCTGGGGCGATAGTTTCCTTCGCCGAGTGTATACCCCGTGGGAAATCAACTATTGTAATCACAAGACGTTTCCCGAACAGTCGTTTGCCGCCAGGTTTGCGGTTAAAGAGGCTGTCCTGAAAGCGATTGGCACAGGCTTAAACAACGGCGTAAGATGGACATCCGTGGAAATCGTCAATGATGAACTGGGGCATCCCACAGTCAGATTAGGCGAACGCATTCAGAATATCATTGGCAATAAGAAAATCGCAATCTCAATGTCGCACACCCATGAACATGCAGTGGCTAATGCTATCATGTTTGATGATGAGAAGGGATAATATGGATACTATCCGTCAAATACGCCGTCAAATCGTTGACTGCGGCAAGCTTCTCTACGAACGTCAATATGTTGGCGGTGCTGAGGGCAATATCTCCGCTAAGCTTGAACGCTCCAAAATAGCGATTACGCCCTCCGGCAAGTGTCTGGGAAGCCTTAAATCATCTGATATGGTTATCATATCACCTAAAGGGAAAAAGCTTTCCGGCAAACTGACACCCTCAAGCGAATACAGGCTTCATTTTGGCATTTACGAGCATCGCCCCGATATAAAAGCAATCTGTCATACTCATCCGATATATTCCACCGCCTGGGCTGTCGCCGGAATTGCTCTCGATAAATTAATCTTACCGGAGATTATCGATTCGCTGGGGATTATTCCCTTAGTTGAATACGGCACACCCGGCACAACCGAGCTATTTGATAACATGGCGGAACTGGTTGGCAATCATGACGCTTTCCTGTTGAGAAACCACGGCGCGGTTACGCTTGGCATAAACCTTGAGGATGCCTTTTTCAAAATGGAGATGGTTGAGCGTTATGCCGCCATACTTTTTAATGCTAAGATGCTTGGCAAGCCAAAGCCAATACCGTTAAATATGGCTAAAAAGATTTCGGGGTATAAGAGAATTATAAAACAGCAGTCTTATGGTAAATCAGGAAGAAGGAAGCGTGTCAAATGAAAGTAATTATCGATAAATCCGAAAGGTTTTTGCGCACGCCCCAGACAATGATGGGGAATATGCGTCTTACCGGCAAGCTTCTCGAACGCCGCGGCATGGAGTATATCGATTTAAACTCGGTTGTTCCCGAATTGCCTGATTATCAGCCTTTTATAGATAAACTAAAAAGCTCGGATATGCATGATATTACTTATGCCGGAGATGATGAAATAAGCCTGCTCAAAGAAAAATTAGCTCAAATGCATCAAGAGATATATAATCGCAAGATTAACCCTGTTAAAGATATAGCTATAACTCCCGGCAACAGGATTACGGCTATGCTGTTATGCTTAGGGTTTGCCAACAACTCGGATGTTGTCGCCTTGCCTGATCCCGGTTTAGCTATGTATCGCATGGCTGCTGTGATGGCTGGGGCAGTTCCTAAAACCTATTCGCTTTTGGAAAAAAACGATTACCTGCCTAATCTTAATGCCCTATTTGAACCGCCGCCGAAAAACCTTAAACTTGTATTCTTAAACTATCCTCATAATCCCACCGGAGCCGAGGCAGAGCTTTATTTCTACCGCGATTTGATTAATCAACTGCGTTATGAAAATATCTTGTTAGTTCTTGATTCTCCTTTCTGCGGCTCATCGGATCCCGCAATCGAGTTTCCGCTTCAGTTAAAGAAAGCTAAACACTTGTTTGTAGAGCTTCACTCTTTCGGTTTTCCATATGGTCTTGAGGGTTTAGGATTTGCTATAGGTCATCGCGGGGCAATTGATAATATCACCCAGATAATCAAATTCAGCGGTTATTATCCCACTCGGTCGCAGGTAAAGTATGCCCTGACCGCGCTGGAATTTCATAACGAATTATCCGAGCGATTTGTCAGTATTATTTCAGAACGCCGCAAGCTTTTAGCCGATGGCCTCAAGGAAATCGGCTGGAAAATCAGAGCCGGCAGACTTGCGCCTTTTATATGGGCAAAGGTTCCGCCTTGGGCAACATCAGTAGGCTTTACCCGCAAGATGTTCGTCCGAACCGGCGTATGGGCAAAACCGGGAACTGATTTCGGTGAGAATGGCGAGGGGTATCTTCGCCTATCATTAACAATCTCGAATGAGAAAATCGGCAAGGCGCTGAATAATATCAGCGAGAAATCATCCATGCTTCGCAAAAGAGGGAAATAGGAAGTGGCGGCAAAATACATCGCGATTGAGGGTCCCATAGGAGTAGGCAAAACTACTCTGGCGAAAATGTTAGCCAATCATTATGATGGACGCTTAACGCTTGAAAAACATGATGATAATCCCTTTTTGGAGGATTTTTATAAAGACCGGGAAAGATATGCTTTCCAGGTTCAGCTTTTTTTCCTGTTGTCGCGGTTTAGACAGCAGCAGGATTATTTCTCGGGCGATTTGCTGGATTCATATATCATATCCGACTATTTCTTTGGCAAAGACAGAATATTTGCCGACTTTAACCTTAACCAGGATGAGCTAATCCTGTATGACCATATTGCCTCGCTGTATGAAAAAAATATACCGTTGCCCGATTTGATTATCTATCTGACAGCGCCAACCGGTATACTAATGGAACGTATAAAAAAACGCGGCAGAGGTTATGAAAAACATATTGATTATGATTATTTAGATTCCATAAACGAATCATACCGCAAGTATTTCTTCCATTTTCATCAGACGCCGCTTCTTGTTATCAATACCGAACATGTAAATTTCGACAGTGAGTCTGACCAGTTTAAATATTTAATCGAGCGGATAGAAAACCTGAAATCGGGAACAAGCTATCTTGTCCCATCAGGAGAAGAGTAAATGCCATCAAAAAGGAAAAGCGCCGTTTTACGGTTAAAAAATATGACATTCTTCGGCTATCATGGCGTAACTGATGCCGAAAAAGAAACCGGCTGCCGATTTGAGGTTGACTGCGAATTTCACTATGATATCACTGATGCGGTAAAGTCTGATTCGCTTGAAGATACAGTTGATTATTCAAGTGTTTATGATACTATAAATGATTTAATACAGAAAAATAAATTCAATCTTGTTGAAACCTTAGCCCAAAGACTTGCTGATGCACTTCTTGATGAGTTTGCTATTAAATGGCTTAAAGTTTTGGTGCGGAAAATAAATCCGCCGATTTCAGGCAATATTGACAGCTTTGAGGTTGAAGTAGAAAGGCAAGTTTAAGTTTGGCCGCAGCAGAAATAAAAACTTATCTCGGACTGGGTTCAAACCTTGGGGATAAGCAAAAGAACATCACACAGGCTTTAAATCATCTCAGAAGCAATCCGTATATTACACTTATACGGCATTCTTCGATATATCTTACCGAACCGGTTGGCGCTTCCCGTCAGCCTGATTTTTTCAATTGCGCAGTCGAAATAAAAACGACGCTTTTCCCTCATTCATTACTTGAAGCGGTCAAGCTGATAGAGGCCGATATGAAACGCCCGCCGGATAATCATTTCCAACCGCGTCCTATAGATATAGACATATTGCTTTACGGCAGCGCTGAAATCGATTCGCTGGACCTGATGATACCGCATTCACGTTTGACAAAACGCGCTTTTGTGCTTACCCCATTGCTTGAAATGAATCCGGAGCTGGTTCATCCTGTTAGTTTCAAGCTGTTAAAAGAATACCTAATTGAAATTAAACCGCCGCAAAAGGTAGAAAGGATTGTCGATGCCGGAGATATTGCCAAGTCATCCAAAAAAAATTAATGTCAAGACTCTAAGGAAATTTAAAAAAGAGGGGAAGAAAATCGTTGTCCTGACCGCCTACGATTACCCTACTGCCAAAATACTGGATGAGGCTGGAGTCGATTGCCTTTTAGTGGGCGATTCAGCCGCAACGGTTTTCGCCGGCCATCATACTACATTGCCTATCACTATGGACCAGATGCTGTTTTTATGTTCGAGCGTTGTGCGGGCGGCTAAAAGAGCGTTAGTTGTCGGCGATATGCCCTTTTTAAGCTAC
This region includes:
- a CDS encoding HDIG domain-containing protein, whose amino-acid sequence is MRNRDKARELLYHYTKSDSLRKHALAVEAAMRHFAEKFGEDADYWGNIGLLHDFDYEQYPDKHPLPGTDILRDNGYDRDFTDSILSHVDTTGIDRNTKHRQTLFAVDELCGFVTAVALVRPSKKVADVKVKSVKKKLKDKAFARQVSREDIRKGAEQLGLPLEEVIENVVLAMSKVAPELGL
- a CDS encoding HAD family phosphatase — encoded protein: MKQQFKAILFDMDGTLIDSMKYHVIAWKQAFAEAGYYPDELEFYLNEGVKHPVTVRDRLKTLGVDNPDEETITRIFTRKREIFHEIADIRPTEGIPELLDMLHGKVKLGIVTAGLQSVVDRVLAKHFNNYFDIIVHYESVKKGKPNPEPYLYGAKLTGLPNENILAIENAPAGIESAIGAGLTCWAVRTTLEAEYLSQADRVFGDFGDMKGALAAFIE
- a CDS encoding NTP transferase domain-containing protein, translating into MRNWKTGRKTEANGFDKPTTIESLAELAISPPRLNVKSAKCLIIAAGKGSRLQQISDSKPLTPILGVPLIERVIRSAIKAGANDFYVVTGYRGGKVRSFLEDLANRQGIPITILVNKVWEKENGYSVLRAREYLREPFLLLMADHLFDPTIVRELMKFPLDDNEVILAVDSNTHNSLVDMADVTRVKTEGGKILKIGKGLKDLNGFDTGIFICTPAIFDALEQSAGDYGDASLSGAMRILSGDGRAIAIGTDGHFWIDVDDPAALKRAENALLTTLRDKPNDGPISRYFNRPLSMKISRWLVNKRISPNYISLVSFICSALAAGLFAFGNYSTLIIGGILAQFASIVDGCDGEVARLKFQSSRYGGWLDAVMDRYADAFLLFGLMWHAYAINTYEVILLVGFLAIIGSFMLSYTADKYDGLMRDRVNHSMNIRLGRDVRVFIIFLGAMLNQAFLTLAVIAVIMNIETVRRVIVCRNHE
- a CDS encoding DUF4202 family protein; this translates as MNNIACAKRNIRVVISGSKVPEDPRHSENTLEWLLKLEPGADQALQIAALAHDIDRAVEPRKVHRSDYIEYDAFKAAHACNGAKILKEILNKCAVAKSIADEACRLVRFHEVGGDPRSDLLKDADSLSYFEVNMPLYYQREGWVETKRRCIWGYRRLSAGAKEAIKSITYQDEVLTRLLNESIQAVGSIPPDVIQCSDRLKRTY
- the acpS gene encoding holo-ACP synthase, which encodes MINSVGIDIIEVSRIKKAITRWGDSFLRRVYTPWEINYCNHKTFPEQSFAARFAVKEAVLKAIGTGLNNGVRWTSVEIVNDELGHPTVRLGERIQNIIGNKKIAISMSHTHEHAVANAIMFDDEKG
- a CDS encoding class II aldolase/adducin family protein, whose translation is MNMQWLMLSCLMMRRDNMDTIRQIRRQIVDCGKLLYERQYVGGAEGNISAKLERSKIAITPSGKCLGSLKSSDMVIISPKGKKLSGKLTPSSEYRLHFGIYEHRPDIKAICHTHPIYSTAWAVAGIALDKLILPEIIDSLGIIPLVEYGTPGTTELFDNMAELVGNHDAFLLRNHGAVTLGINLEDAFFKMEMVERYAAILFNAKMLGKPKPIPLNMAKKISGYKRIIKQQSYGKSGRRKRVK
- a CDS encoding aminotransferase class I/II-fold pyridoxal phosphate-dependent enzyme; translated protein: MKVIIDKSERFLRTPQTMMGNMRLTGKLLERRGMEYIDLNSVVPELPDYQPFIDKLKSSDMHDITYAGDDEISLLKEKLAQMHQEIYNRKINPVKDIAITPGNRITAMLLCLGFANNSDVVALPDPGLAMYRMAAVMAGAVPKTYSLLEKNDYLPNLNALFEPPPKNLKLVFLNYPHNPTGAEAELYFYRDLINQLRYENILLVLDSPFCGSSDPAIEFPLQLKKAKHLFVELHSFGFPYGLEGLGFAIGHRGAIDNITQIIKFSGYYPTRSQVKYALTALEFHNELSERFVSIISERRKLLADGLKEIGWKIRAGRLAPFIWAKVPPWATSVGFTRKMFVRTGVWAKPGTDFGENGEGYLRLSLTISNEKIGKALNNISEKSSMLRKRGK
- a CDS encoding deoxynucleoside kinase, whose amino-acid sequence is MAAKYIAIEGPIGVGKTTLAKMLANHYDGRLTLEKHDDNPFLEDFYKDRERYAFQVQLFFLLSRFRQQQDYFSGDLLDSYIISDYFFGKDRIFADFNLNQDELILYDHIASLYEKNIPLPDLIIYLTAPTGILMERIKKRGRGYEKHIDYDYLDSINESYRKYFFHFHQTPLLVINTEHVNFDSESDQFKYLIERIENLKSGTSYLVPSGEE
- the folB gene encoding dihydroneopterin aldolase, producing the protein MPSKRKSAVLRLKNMTFFGYHGVTDAEKETGCRFEVDCEFHYDITDAVKSDSLEDTVDYSSVYDTINDLIQKNKFNLVETLAQRLADALLDEFAIKWLKVLVRKINPPISGNIDSFEVEVERQV
- the folK gene encoding 2-amino-4-hydroxy-6-hydroxymethyldihydropteridine diphosphokinase — encoded protein: MAAAEIKTYLGLGSNLGDKQKNITQALNHLRSNPYITLIRHSSIYLTEPVGASRQPDFFNCAVEIKTTLFPHSLLEAVKLIEADMKRPPDNHFQPRPIDIDILLYGSAEIDSLDLMIPHSRLTKRAFVLTPLLEMNPELVHPVSFKLLKEYLIEIKPPQKVERIVDAGDIAKSSKKN